TAAGTAGGCATCGTGTTTCCTCCTCTCCCGAGTTGCACATGGATGCAACCCTACACAGGATTGTTGTCCGCGGCAAAAAAAATTCAGTCCACTGCCGGGGACTGGGCACCCGCACTTTGTATCACTCATCAAAGTGTCGGGGAGGACCGAGAGTAATTCTAGCCGGACCGTCCCTAACCGGCCAGTAAAAAGCGCTCGGTCGGAAAGGTGGGTTTCGCCTTGACTCTAACATCGCTGACAAGTAGGGTGAAGTTTTTAGGAGGGCCGTCGTGATCAAATTTGTGAAGGCCCACGGATTGGGGAACGATTACATTGTCCTCAACGATGCCGACCTCGGTTTTAATCTGACCCCGGAGGCGATCCGACTCATCTGTCATCGACATTACGGCGTCGGCTCGGATGGCATCCTGCTCTTCGCCGGCCCGCGAACGCCCCCCTTCGGCCTCCGGATCTTCAACCCTGACGGGTGTGAGGCGGAAAAAAGTGGCAACGGGATTCGTATTTTTGCCAAATACCTTTTCGAACATGGTTACACCCGGGAAAAGGCCTTTTATATCGAGACCAAGGGAGGGCTCGTGCGGGTCGAAGTCGAGCTGGAGGGGGATCGGGTCACGCACGTAACGGTCGAGATGGGACGGGCAACCTTTCGCAGCCCCGAGATCCCTGTAACCGGAGAAGAACGAGAGGTGGTGAACGAGGAGATGAGACTCGAGGGGGACCGTCTCCCGTTCACCGCGGTCTCAGTAGGCAATCCCCACTGCGTCATTCTGGTGGATCAACTGGAACCGGAACATTTGCGACAGCTGGGACCCCAGATCGAACATCACACGTTGTTCCCCCAACGGACCAACGTGCAGTTTGCCAAGGTGGAATCGCGGGACCGGGTGGCTATTCTAATCTGGGAACGCGGGGCAGGCTACACGCTGGCATCGGGCACGAGCGCCTGCGCGGTGGCTGCTGCCTGTCGCCGACAGGGTTTGGTGGATGACCAGGTGACGATCCAGATGCCCGGCGGGGATCTCGCCGTCACGATCCGGCCAAATTGGGAGCTGACGATGCGGGGCCCCGTCAGCGAAGTGTACACTGGCAACCTGAGCCCCGATCTCGTTGAAGAGATCAAAAAGGCGAGACCTTCCTAGGCAAACAGAGGGATTACGACCTCTCCTGAAGGATCTTACTGGCCTTCTCAACCGTATCACGCTCACTCCGGTAGGTGAGACGCGTCAAGGCCTCGGTCAGCGGCATCCAGCGAACCTCTTCGACCTCGAAGTCGTGATGGTTCGGATCTCCTCCC
This Candidatus Methylomirabilota bacterium DNA region includes the following protein-coding sequences:
- the dapF gene encoding diaminopimelate epimerase, with protein sequence MKFVKAHGLGNDYIVLNDADLGFNLTPEAIRLICHRHYGVGSDGILLFAGPRTPPFGLRIFNPDGCEAEKSGNGIRIFAKYLFEHGYTREKAFYIETKGGLVRVEVELEGDRVTHVTVEMGRATFRSPEIPVTGEEREVVNEEMRLEGDRLPFTAVSVGNPHCVILVDQLEPEHLRQLGPQIEHHTLFPQRTNVQFAKVESRDRVAILIWERGAGYTLASGTSACAVAAACRRQGLVDDQVTIQMPGGDLAVTIRPNWELTMRGPVSEVYTGNLSPDLVEEIKKARPS